One Oryctolagus cuniculus chromosome 7, mOryCun1.1, whole genome shotgun sequence genomic window, agtggggaaggggagagaaaataACCCTACATGGGAAGAGTGAAACTGAGGTGCCATCCAGGAAGACTGTACACTCCGCagtactcagccaatgaggaacgGGGAAGGGGCCTGTGTGTGAGGGGATAAAACGCCGACCGACCACAACGGATCCAGGTGTGCCTGCTCTCAGACGACACCAATCTGCAAGTCTCTTTCACCATACTTTATGTCCGATTCATTCCTGGGGTTTGGGCAGGTGAGAGTGCTTCCCACAATTTGGGGGGCTCTGTTTCCCACTTCCATCCTTGGGCAGGGCAAGGTGGCCATGCAAGGCACAGGACAGGGAGGCCCTAGGTGGGGAATAGTAGGTGGGGCAGCAGGGCCTGTGGTGGCAGGTGGGGGAGTgcacctctggctcctgagccTCCAATCCCCCTGCCCCTTGCAGCCCCCCCAGTGTTAATAAACTTGGGGGGACCTGCCCCTCCCTCTAGTCCCCCCACCAGTGACAAGGAAGTCCTCTGCTCTACAGACAGAGCGCTCCACCTAAAAAGCATCATCCCACACCTGAGAACCACCACTGCCTCAGGTCAGCTGGAGGGGAGGGCGTCCTGACGCCTCCTACTCTGACCTGTGTCCTCCCTCACCACCGACCCCCTAGACCTGCTGCCAGCCTGACACACACTTCAGGCCCGGATggggcaggctgggcaggagcGAGGCTTCTGGCTGCTTGAAGGCTGCAGCTCCATGGTGaagggacaggcagagggagccAGGGCCCGACACAGGCTGTGGTGAGGTGGGTGTCACGCAAGGGCCTTCTCGGTGTCCTTCTCTGTCCCCAGTGCCCCTCACAAGACCAAACGAGCGAGGCTCAGGTTGTTTGGGTGACGTCCCTCCAGGTAAAAACCTTTGCTCCCCACCTGCACCCtctggctggccctggctggaCATGAGTAGTGAGAAGCCAGACTCAGCACTGGTCACACCCTTGGGTCCCACCTCGGTCTGTGCACCCAGCCATGCAGGGCCCACCATGGCCACCTTCTCAGAAATAGCTCAAAAGGCAAAGGGCTGGGTGAGCTGGACAGCGACCCACCTTGGCACATGGTCCTGACCTCAGGGAACCCAGGAGCCCCAGTCTGGCACAAGGGGCTCTGCTGCCCACTATCCACAACACCATGGTCAAGTCCACCCACTGCTGACCACTGCTGAGCCGGCCAGGCCTGCAGGCTCTAGGAGGACTGTGACTGCAGCCAATACTCGGGAGGCCAGGAGCAGCCGGGCCAGAGGAAGCCTCCTCACAGATTACAGAGCGGCACAGGAAGTTTATTTACGGATGTGGGGAGAACATGGCAAGGGCCCTTGGGTTGGCCAGCAAGGGGGCAATCAGTGGAGACTGAAAACAGACTCCCTGAGCCAGGTCCCGGGAAGCCTCAGGCaccggcagggctgggggtggtgcGGGGCCGAAGCTGGCGGAGGGTGCACATGGGCCTGATGCCAGGGTGGAGCTGGCCAACCACCCTCCAGTTAGAAGGGAGTGGGGGGATCTGAAGGGAGTGCTCTGTGTGACCCAAGGGAGCCCAAAGGCACAGTGGCgctgctctggcctggccctgcagccaaCGCCatggctgcccagggcctgggcaccaCTTCAGCTGTCCCCAGGGGAGCGTCTCAGGCccagcacactgcaccacagGCCCATGACCTCAACTGCCCTCTGCTCCTGGGCGGGGCCGTCTCCTCACTCGGGCTCCCTCAGCACAGCCAAcagctctctctgctctctgtgcaGAGCCTGAAATCAACGGGAGACAACAGACAATCAGGGACAAGAAAACCCAAATCCTTTCCCCACATCTCTGACTCCAGGCCTGGCTTTCACCCGGGACCACAGGGATGAGGTCTGTGGCTCATGTCAGGGGCCTTGTGCGGTGCGTTAGGACGCAGACTTGTTAGGAAGTCCACACCATCGGCATGGCATCATGGCAGGCTGGGAGTCTTGACCACCCTGGCTGGGCCTCCTGAGCAGAACCTGCCTTCACAAGCCCCCAAAGAGGCCCCCAGGTCCTGGGACCTCATCCGAGCTTGCCAGCACAGGCTGCATTAGATGAACTTCCAGCTGGGCTACAGACATGGAAACTGATGGCCTCAGCAGCAGACCCACTTCAAAAACAATCTGTAACAGCTGTGGGTGAGGGGTGATTTTAAAAGCAGGGGGattgtgggctggtgctgtggcatggtgggttaagttgctgcctgtggcaccggcaccccatatgggtgtcagtttaaatctcggctgttccacttctaatccagttccctactaatatgcctgggaaagcagcgaaggatggcccaagtgcttgggcccctgcagccacatgggacacctggaagaagctcctggctcctggcttcggatcggcccagctccacccattgtggcgATTtcaggcgtgaaccagcagatgaaagctctctctctctctttctctctctgttactctgcctttgaaataaataaataaatacatcttaaaaaaaaaaaaagataagagtaGGGGGCTTAGTTTCCCCTCTTAAAACAGAAGCACTGAACATCAGGGCTGGTGGGCTCTGGGGATCATTATTAGAGACTGGAGGCTGCCGATGGAGTGGTGACAGCAGCAACAATTTGCCCGCACTGGCCAACAGCAGGGCCCCAGAGTGCCCGAGACGCAGCTCTGAGCTGTGAAACCTGCCCCAGGACCAGTCATGACGTGGAGAgactgcagggggaggggacaaGAGGGAGCAGAGCAGGCCACCAACTTTCCACCTGCTGCCACCTCCCCCAGACTCGGGGCCCTCGTTTACGCCAATGCAGGACCTTGGGGCCACAGCTAACTGGTCCTGGGAAGAGAAGGCCGGGGGACCTGGGAGCCGTGGACGTGGGGAGGCTGAAGTCGATATTACGTGGACAAGTACATGAAGGCAGTAGAGAAGCCAAGGGTGGTGCCTCCACGGGGACCTgcaattaattttcttttgttttcttttcttttccccttctcttccattcttcctcctccctcccccttttaagattttatttatttgaaagacagagagggagagagagggagatcttccatctgctggttcactccccatatggctaaaacaaagaacacagaactccatgtgggtctcccacatggtggcaggggcccaagtcctgggaccatcttctgctgccttctcaagtgtattagtggggagctggattggaagtggagcagccaggacttgaacctatgctCATTTAGGATGACTGTATTGCAGGAGGCGTCTCTACTcatacaacgccagccccttgaaCCTGAATTTCAAGCACATGAGAAAACTCAActcctccctctgcagccacACTCGCTACCTGCATTACCCGGCGTGCTCACCCTCTCCTGCTTATTCACCCAGATTGGCCCCAAGCGGCCTTGGGCCCCTTTCAAAAGTTAAGTTCAGGGGCTAGcatgtggcaaagtgggttaagtcactgcctgcaacactgcatCCCATCttagtgctgattcgagtcctgccTTGTGCGGGAATGGAGGAGGCCACTAACTGGGGGCTCTTAGAGGACCTCTGTCCCCTAGAGACACgagaggaagcaggcagggcTGCACACTCACCTGAAAGGCCTGCTGCCGGGCCTGGATCTGCAGCTGCAGCTCCTCTACCTGCTTGCGCCCGGCTAGGATGGCGTCTGCCAGCTGCCGGTTCTTGGCTTCCTGTTTCTGCACGTGGTGCCGCAGGGTGTCCCGTTGTTGTAGGAAGTAGGGTGCCATGATGCTGCACAGGTCTTTCTCTGGGATCCCACTGGGGCGCCTGGGGGGCCACagggaacagggagggagggagggacaggtaTGTGAGAAGATTCTACTTCCAAGCCCAAACGGTGCTATTCCCGCCTGGAGTCCCAAGTTGGGCTGGCTGCCAAAGCCTCTCCTGTggcccctcttccttcccaagcCCTGCTCCTGGTGGGGATGCTCACCTGCTGTTCCCCAGCTTCAAGGCCAAGGGGTCACCTCCCCCTTTCTGCCCCTAGCTTAGCCTTCCTAACGACAGCCCGTAACTCTCCGCTCTACCACGCACACTCCCGTCTAACGCTCCAGGTCAGACGTAAAtttccagcccctgcctctgaccCGATGGCCAGGTGTCCTGCTGTGCCTCCTCCTCAACAGACTGCGagctggaaggagggaggagggaaggcagcaggatgAGCTCCAGATGGGGTAGGTCCTGTGAGAGGGCCCCGAGCCCAGGGGGGCCCGTAAGCTTTGGCTGATGTGagaagagaagcaaaggcaggtcCGAGGAGCTGACAGTAAGCAGAGGTGGCGGCGGGTTctttaaaacattctttttaaggggcaggcatttagcctcgtggttaagacaccagtggcgatgcctgcatcccagatcagagctcCTGCGTTCCCCATCTGCCTCTAGCTCAAGCTAAGGTAGACTTTGGGgggtagcagtgatggttcaagtcactgggttcctgccactcaagtgggagacaagggttgagttttcagctcccagctttagcctggcccagcccaacctaTTAtggatgtttggggagtaaaccagtggatggaaattctctctcaaatctatttttaatattaatttttttaaataacattttttttcttcagttgtaaaaattattttaagtattaagGTCACAGAGCATAAAAAATTTGGAAAGTACAAAAAAGCTACCTACTTTCTCTGGCCTGGGGTCCTCGAAGGGAGCGGGGGCTGCTCTGGCCCTGGCAGCTTCTCATGTCCACTgcgccccaggccccacccctgcacctTGCTCGTGACCCGCCAGCAGCTGGGCTGCCCACCGGGTCAGCTCTGCTCACTGCACCTCACACAGCATCAAGCACATAGTAGCTGCTCCCAAAACACTTGTTGATGAGTAAGAACCAGAGGCCCGGCCAGCCTGATCCACCAGTGACTGCAAACCCCACTCTTCTGCCTGCTCTTGttgccctccctccccagctcccacagGCCCAGTGGCCCCAGGGAAGCTTTCGCCATCTGCCCTCAAGCCAGCCCCAAGCTGGGCTCTCATCTCTACTTGTCCCCGTCAAAGGGTCCCTCTCAGAGGCCATGAGTCCCTGTCTCATGGATATGGGTcagttactgttttttttaaaacaagaatccCGACTCTCTGATTGTatatatttcttcttcctcttctctgactGTACATACTGTACactcttttctaagatttttatatatgtattttttttatttgaaaggcagagttacagagagagaagcagagacagataaagagagctctttcatctgcttgttcagtctccaaatggctgcaatggctgggagctggaccaggcctaggccaggagccaggagcttcttctagttcgcccaggtgggtgtaggagcccaagcacttgggccatcctccactgctttgccaggtgcattggtagggagctggactggaagtggagcaggggccagcactgtggcatagcaggtaaagccgccacctgcaatgccagcaccctatatgggcgctggttcaagtcctgacagctcctcttccggtccagctctctgctgtggtctgggaaagcagtagaagaatggccctagtccttgggcccctgcacctgcttgggagacctggaagaagctcctggctcctggctttggatcagcacagctccggccattgcagccaattaaggagtgaaccagcggatggaagacctctctctctctctctgcctctcctttctctgtgtaactctttcaaataaataaataagtctttaaataaataaataatttttttaaaaaaaggttctgAAAGGcccctcctgccacctccccaTCCCCGTCCTCACCAGGCCGGCTCCTTGCGGTCTCTGCCTTCTTCCACAATTTTATCCAAGGAATTTAAGACAGCTTCAAGGTTCCCTTCCTCCTTGATTTCACAGATCTCCTCctttaaagagaggagagagctgtaATGATGCTAGGTGAGCACACGGTGGAAATACGCTAAAGAGCCAACAGCATTTGGCAAGCTTTTGGCTAATTTCCATTCTGTGTCTTTATACTTTCCCAAACCTTCCAACTCTTCTACATGTGGCTTTTATaactaagaaaatgaaatataaaatgggaaacatttaaaaagagcCTGTAGCAAGCCTCTCCCCTGTCCACCATCTTGGAAGGCCGCAGCCAGACTCCGGAGTGGGGTGGGTTACACTGCAGAGCCCTCAGTCACTTAGATGCGAACAGAACTGCTGCTCTTCTGCACACCCCAGGGTTCAGTTCATCTGCATTCAAGCAATGATTAACACCTCCAGGTGCAGGGCACTGCACCAGGGGCTGGGGGTACACAAACAAGTGAGCCCTAGGCGCCCTGGCTGAGCTCACAGTCTGCAGGGGCAGACAAGGCATAAACACATCATTACAACACAGCACCACGAGAGAAACACGTATTTAAGAGCCCTAGCTTGTCTGGAGGAGCTGCGGCCTGCTGGGCACCGAGGGCAGTTCCAGGGGTCGAAGAATCAGGgcggcagagggagaggtccCTGCTCTCAGGGGACTGACAACGCAGAGACAGAACCTAAGCCTAGGGAGTCTCGGGGCTTCTTGTCACTCACCCGGATAGACGCCTGCAACTGAGTTATAAACTTGTCATAGATTCGCTGTGTCATGTCAGGCTGCAACTGGTAGAAGCGCTTGTAGCAGTCGCTGAATCTCTTGTAgctggcagggaggagagaagacagcGGGAGAGGGTCAGACCCACCGCGCTCAGGCTGCGGGGGCACCTCTGCAGCTGGACCCGAGCTCCGCACTCTTCAGGGCCCTGGCAAATCTCTCCTCCAAAGTCAGGATGGCTCAACCTCATCAGCACCCGCTCTTCTCAGTAGGGCCCCCGCTGAGTTCGTGTTTGCTGCTTACAAGTGGGTCATGGTCAGCCACGTCCTTCAACTTGACCATACACAAAATCACCAGGAGGGTGATCTGCTGAAACACAGACCactgcccctctctcctcctgcaaGTTTCTAACAAGCTCCATGGgcggctggcactgcagccgggGACCACACTTGGAGGACTTCTGGCCGTTCCAGTCCCCTTGCAGGGCCTGGATTGGGATAGAGTGTGTGGGCTCTGGGAAGGAGTACCAAGCTCCTAAGAAGAGTCACAGAGGAAGCAAACGCTGCCCTTCCTGTGTGACACTACTGCATACAGGTGATGCCTCCAGTGGCTGGCAACCAGGGGCCCTGGCCTGAGGTCAAAGCCTATGTCAACCTGCAGCCACCCTCACCTGGGCCTTTCTGTTCTGTGAGATAATGGATTTCTACTGCTCAGATCTCCCTATCACTCGTAGCTGAGAGCACTTGCTGATACAGCCCTTGTAGCTGGAAGAATCAAGAGGCACCCagtataggggccggtgctgtggtgcagtgggttaagacgcAGCTTGGCAGTGCTGGTATCTAGCCTCCCATAATTCATACCAGTGGTAAACATTCCAATTAGCACACCCCGCAGGTTAACTGTGGGTACCAACAGACAACACAGAGGACAGGAGCTGGGTGTCCTTTCACCCTTCAGCAGAGGCCCGGATCTCTTGCTTTGCCCCTGGTTCTACCAGCCACGCAGTCTGTGGCTTCAGGGAGGATGTGGGGGACATATGATCCTGACCCAGCGGGGCTGGAACTGAAACTGGGTAATTGTGGCCTGAAGCTGAACTCGGCTCGGACACGGGAgatccttttcctcctcccagcCCACTGGGCAGGCGGAGGGTCTGGGTAGGCACATTGCTCCTCAGAGCTGGTGGccgaaaggagacagagaggcaaaCTGCCCACCAGAGCTGCCGGTGAACTCTTCTAGGAATTCCAGGAAAGTGCAGGACATCAGAAATACGCACATGCATGCAGATACACAAGACACGATTATTTAGGACAGTGAGGCAAGCAAAGAGCCAGATTCGGGGCCAATGTCAGCGAACACAGGCGGCAAGTGACTACCCCGCAGAGCCCAGGCAGCCTTGGAAACGGTGCAGATGGCCTGCGGGTTTCCTGAAAAACACACTCCAGGAGAAGCAGGCGAGCCATGGGTTTTAGAAAACATGTATGCCTGTGTGTGCCAAGTATGGACCTTTATCTTCTCCTGCAGCCTGACAGAcccctgtggctgcagggccagggcccagaCGGTGTGTGATGTGCAGTAGCATGTGAGCCTCTCCACGCAGACTGCCTGCTCCCAGCCACCCCCGCCACGCGGGGCTCCGTGGGCAGAGGAGCACGCCCCCCCGGAACCTTCCCCACCCCGGCCATGATGGAACAGTCTCCTGGTCTTGgccttcccagggtacacaggaAGTCATTCAGCTAGGTGCTCTCTAAGTGTACAGGCTTTGAGCACACACCGCCTGTTCTCTTGCCCGGGTTCAACTCCTACCTCCACCACACATCAGCTGAGCGGCCCCAGCCCACTTCCTGTCAGCACACAGGTACGCTTACCTGTCCTCCTAGCGCACTGAAATGCAGCAGGTTGGCTCCGATTTTGAGGGGTCTTAAAGGAGTTGacagaaagtgcatattatgaaacaactGGGCCTGAACTTCAAacacttttgcaccaaaataaacttatcttttaacctCATCTTTCACGAGCTTCTTGAAGTACCCCTGTATTGTTATGATTTTCAAAAGCACAGTCCTCAGTGTCCCCCTGAGGCGGGGAACAGTCAGTAATCTGACTTCCCAGAGGAGAGCCGGGCCCTCTCTGGGGAAGGcaggtgcctgggagacctgcagcagcccaggaggAACTGCCATCAGGATTTGTCCATACACTTAAGCTACACTTATCGCCAATGAAagtaacttttatttactttttcatctccttgaaaggcagtgacTCAGAGGGGAGACaacgagagagatctttcatccactggttcactccccaaatgcctgtaacagccagggctgggctaggtcaaaacCAAGACcgggaactctacctgggtctcccaagtaggtggcaggggcccaagcacccgagagctatcatctgttgcctcctaggatgcatcgGCCCAGAGATGGATCGGAAGCCAAGCAGCGAGATCTTGAAGCAG contains:
- the PMF1 gene encoding polyamine-modulated factor 1 isoform X2, with amino-acid sequence MAEASSTNSAADEKGSEGSSPESAPPSSTISRVKLLDTMVDTFLQKLVAAGSYKRFSDCYKRFYQLQPDMTQRIYDKFITQLQASIRAPQWDPRERPVQHHGTLLPTTTGHPAAPRAETGSQEPAAGRRHPSRAQAGRGAAAADPGPAAGLSGSAQRAERAVGCAEGARVRRRPRPGAEGS
- the PMF1 gene encoding polyamine-modulated factor 1 isoform X3, with the protein product MAEASSTNSAADEKGSEGSSPESAPPSSTISRVKLLDTMVDTFLQKLVAAGRRPSGIPEKDLCSIMAPYFLQQRDTLRHHVQKQEAKNRQLADAILAGRKQVEELQLQIQARQQAFQALHREQRELLAVLREPE
- the PMF1 gene encoding polyamine-modulated factor 1 isoform X1: MAEASSTNSAADEKGSEGSSPESAPPSSTISRVKLLDTMVDTFLQKLVAAGSYKRFSDCYKRFYQLQPDMTQRIYDKFITQLQASIREEICEIKEEGNLEAVLNSLDKIVEEGRDRKEPAWRPSGIPEKDLCSIMAPYFLQQRDTLRHHVQKQEAKNRQLADAILAGRKQVEELQLQIQARQQAFQALHREQRELLAVLREPE